Below is a window of Oncorhynchus clarkii lewisi isolate Uvic-CL-2024 chromosome 19, UVic_Ocla_1.0, whole genome shotgun sequence DNA.
ggcttcgtaagaagcatttcaaggtcctggagtggccctggagtggccttgtctccagatctcaaccccatagaaaatctttggagggagttgaaagtctgtgttgcccagcaacagccccaaaacatcactgctctagaggagatctgcatggaggaatgggccaaaataccagcaacagtgtgtgaaaaccttgtgaagacttacagaaaatgtttgacctctgtcattgccaacaaagggtatagaacaaagtattgagataaacttttgttattgaccaaatacttattttccaccatcatttgcaaataaattcattaaaaatcctacaatgtgattttctggattttttttctcattttgtctgtcatagttgaagtgtacctatgatgaaaattacagggctctctcatcttttaaagtgggagaacttgcacaattggtggctgactaaatacttttttgccccactataaatctaactggatggacatcagaaatagaggaaggactgaaaacaaactaaatataactTTTGTCatatagattgtgtctgtaaaatatgTATAAACTTAAGGTAGAAACCTAAGTGTTAATGtgtattagtttactccaattgggggaggggtgATAGGGTCtgtggggaataataaaggtGTATTCTAcaatgtgtatatgtatgtacacATGTATGAATGTTTACGTATATTTTTATGTGTATAtgggtatgtgtatgtgtatgtatatatgtagatAGGTGTATATTTACCAAAAACATAtctgggggattggaaatgatgcagacaattgcATTGATGGAAGCAAAAATGGATGGACCCCAAAAAAAGTATTATAATAATGTTGACATTGTCCACAGAGAATTGAGTAACTACAGTAACTGGTGCCCTTGGCCTTGTATAAGTCACTGAACAATGTAAACACCACAACCAGGACTGTGTTCCAAATAGGACCCTATCCTCTTTAAAGGGCACTACGTTTGGCTAGGGTACATAGGGCTTTGGTCCTCGGTTCTGCACTAAAAAAGGAATAGTGTGGTATTTGGGACGCATTACATTCAGGAACCTCTTTGTTTTTCAGCTGGCTATAACGAAAAGAAGAACCATTTAGAGAACTGTTACAACACCACTGGTCTGGTGCAAGACAGAAACCAGCCAGATACCAGTAGTGGTATCATTGACCTGTGTACAGACAGAGACCAgctgcagaaggagagagacCAGTGTCAGACGAACATGAAccagctagagagggagagagaccagttactgaGGGAGAGAAACCAGTTGCTGAGGGGCAGAGACCAGTCAGTTACCAGTAGTGGTATCATTGACCTGTGTACAGACAGAGACCAGCTGCAGGAGGAGATAGACCAGTGTAAAAATAACATGAACCagctagagatggagagaaaccAGTTATTGAGGGACAGAGACCAGGCAGAGAATACAGATAACAAAAACCAGTTACAGGAGCGTTATAATGCCCTGACTAGAGACAGGGACATTTTGAGAAACAGGGTCAGTGTTCTGACCAATGAGAAGGTGGCGCTGGAGAAGAGGCTCTCTGAGCATGGTAAGTAGTCAAGTCAGTCACTAGGGCTGTATCCCTCTTCTCTACATTTCATTCTCCAGTCTGACTTCAaagatagtaaatgtaaatctgtgacactcagaatagtatgatatgttacgtttggtatggttacataagatagAAGGTTACTTGCTTACTTGCAAAAACAAAAGGAGGAAGGATGGGTGGCCATATTATATTATGCAaccgtctagcaacccaaaggttgcgtgttcgaatcACATCATGGACGACTTCAGTATCTGTAACTTATTAGCAACTGTGCAACTACTTGACACTTTTTAACTACTTTGCCACAATATACTTAGCATGTCAGCTAACCAgtcccttaactctaaccctaaccccgaaccctaaccttaatatCTTACCTAGTTTAGGTTAGCAACCTAGCCacatagctaacattagctacaacaaagtgaaaacatttcaTAAGTAACTGATGATTGACATCAACAAAATAAAACACACCATGTGAAAtggaacatatcatactaaatggaagGAGACAGATTTATGTTTACCATGTTACGTCCAGGGTGGAACCTGCAGTGCACACAGGATTCACCAATAGTTAAatgacaatgtaaaaaaaaaatattcaatacAATAAACAAGTGTTATATATTTCACATATTATTTACATTTCTTCATCAGGGATAAACATTTGTCGGAAAATCAGAAAAACTTGCCCAGACGGTTGGAGGCTGTGGGGATCCAGCTGTTACTTCCTGTCTACTGAGATGAAAACCTGGGAGGAGAGCAGACTGGACTGTCTGAACAGAGGAGCAAACCTGGTGATCATAAACAGCAAGGAGGAACaggtgagggagtgagtgagtgagtgaatcaaACATCTCTTGGTCAGTAATGTATCTTACAGTATTTAACACATGCAGTCTATAGTAGTTGACAATATCAGTATCTTTCTCACAAACAGGAGTTTCTCTTTGGCCTCAATAATAAGAGAGCCTGGATTGGGCTGTCTGACTCTGTTACTGAAGGGACCTGGAAATGGGTGGACGGCACaccactgaccaccccaaggtaagagacaaATGCTCTAacaacactgaccaccccaagggaAGAGACTACAggtctaataacactgaccaccccaaggtaagagactactgctctaataacactgaccaccgcAAGGTAAGAGACTACCGCTCTAATAACACTgtccaccccaaggtaagagactactgctctataataacactgaccaccccaaggtaagagactactgctctaataacactgaccaccgcaaggtaagagactactgctctaataacactgagcACCCCAAGGTAAGACactactgctctataataacactgaccaccccaaggtaagagactactgctctagtAACAATGACCACAGTGTAAGGAGTTCAAGGTGAGATTTGATCCTCCAGACTTTTAACAAATGACATATTGCTTCAAATCATATTTCCACTCATAGATGTCATTCCACGAGCACTGAAGATATATCATAGAAACCAAGTACTATTTGCAAATgaacattttataaaaaataacacAAATAAAGTTGTGTTTGTTGGTCCAAGCTTGACTGTTTACTTTGACCTCTTTTTTTGTTGATTTTAGCTCTGACTGTAAGCAATGGATCTCTTGCACTGGTTGAATGTACACACTAAATAAAcgctacccacacactcactagaatctacccacacactcgCTAGAATCTACCCACACTCACTAGAATCTACCAACACACTCAATAaacactacccacacactcactagaatctacccacacactcactagaatcTACCCACACTCACTAGAATCTACCAACACACTCAATAaacactacccacacactcactagactctaccaacacactcaataaacactacccacacactcactagactctaccaacacactcaataaacactacccacacactcactaaacactacccacacactcactagactctacccacacactcaataaacactacccacacactcactagactctaccaacacactcaataaacactacccacacactcactagaatctacccacacacactcgccagaatctacccacacacactcgccagaatctacccacacactcgCCAGAATCTACCCACACTCGCCAGAATCTACCCACACTCGCCAGAATCTACCCACACTCGCCAGAATCTACCCACAGTCACTAGAATCTACCCACAGTCACTAGAATCTACCCACACTCAATAAAcgctacccacacactcactagaatcTACCCACAGTCACTAGAATCTACCCACAGTCACTAGAATCTACCCACACTCAATAAAcgctacccacacactcactagaatcTACCCACAGTCACTagaatctacccacacactcgccagaatctacccacacactcgccagaatctacccacacactcgctagaatctacccacacactcactagaatcTACCCACAGTCACTagaatctacccacacacacactcgctagAATCTACCAACACACTCGCTAGAATCTACCAACACACTCGCTagaatctacccacacactcgctagaatctacccacacactcgctagaatctacccacacactcgctagaatctacccacacactcgccagaatctacccacacactcgccagaatctacccacacactcgccagaatctacccacacactcgccagaatctacccacacactcgccagaatctacccacacactcgccagaatctacccacacactcgccagaatctacccacacactcgccagaatctacccacacactcgccagaatctacccacacactcgccagaatctacccacacactcactagaatctacccacacactcactagaatcTACCCACAGACTCAAACACTCAGACATACTACattgatactcccacacacacacactcaaaacacacacacacacatattgatgccacacactcacacatacacagctTCACACTTTTCACATGcagtgctgctactctgtttattatctatcctgatttcCTAGTCCCCCTTACAgtttctcagtcgctttggtgcatttttcacatcatccctaacatgtgcaaaataatacgtgcatttctcagaacaatttgtacaAACTGCAATATACAATAGATATATTTCTAAAGCTAGTCAGTCACTAAAAATCCTTAGTACTTCTCTCAAAAGTAAATATTCATGCCAATGATCATGTCAGTGCCATCTGAATAATAAGTCATTGAGTCATTGTTCACGAACAAGGTCGTCAAAATGTTTAGGCATGTTGTCACTGTAACTGTGTACTTTGACAGTATTACCTGATGTAAACTTAGGCTACAGTTTGGATGACAGTTACTGTACTGAAAATGCACAAGGCTGCACTTCTATAGCATATATCAATTTCAACAGTACTATttacatattactgtatgtgggttattgattgaaagagactggacaacccaaggggcacaaaggaaaaaaaactagaaagaaattagaaagaaacacaggaaaccacccctaaggcacaactttgcccgcagcactgttgtgctgtctctacacatccagacgttcctgtctgtcgacccacatattctcatccacatcacaccggatattttcccttccaatgcaacgtggaaagaaacttttggaatgccttatccatcctttgcaggcgtctactgtgatgtcctcacatgctgaatccattgcagccagcagggtcatctgtgtgtgtggctgacgatcgtacaccttccacctccatgctgaaaataactcctcaattgggttaaggaatggtgaataaggtgggaggaattctatgagcatcctcgggtgggtcacaaaccattgccttatgatgtttgatcgatggaaactcacattatcacaaatgaccacatactttggcaaatcctctctaaacagacccctctcatcatcagggatgagagccctgtagagagtctctaaaaagttgagtagatgctgggtgttgtatggccctataaaggggatatgggttaggacaccatgctccgaaatagcagcacacatggtgatatttcctccccgttggcctggcaaatccacagtagctctgtgaccgatgatattccgaccccgccttctgcatttgatcaggttgaagccagcctcatccaagtatacaaagttgtgagagggttcacttgattccaactccattatacactatatcccagaacacacagttgaatttgttttggtaaggaagagtgacataaaatgtacatatattgcatgttccttccacagcaatggaaatgtgtgcagtttatgcttactgtactatgtatcactataaaatgttgctgtaaagtagttacatagatatatgttttacctgtagatactggtaccgtagctccttaactctgtcctcattcctttggaatggtacacggtacagctgtttcataCTCATCTGGTTTCCATGCAGCACCCTGTCAATGGTTGAGATGCTAACCATATGGATGTTTTCAAAGACTTCGTTGTCTTCTATAATGGTCCTTTGTATTTCCCTGAGTCTCATGGCATTGTTTGCTAGGACCATGGTGCAAATAGCCTCCTCCTGTTGAGGTGTGAAAAGGCGTCCTCTGCCACCGGTTTGAGGTAATCTTGCAGTCCTATGTAGGGAAAAATGCGGTGATGCATCGCACACTTTCACATGGACAAAAACTATGcgaacacacattttactgtaaaacatacaggtggGTGCATGTAAGGTGCAGTATGTATCTGTATAGAGTACATCTCTGTATGCTGTGAAATACAAGTGGACTACTGTAATATGAAGCATtgtaggaagtatacagtatactgcttatatacagtaacagtgcactgtacattgGTGGACATACCTGTTCTCTCTTCGAAACGTTTGAACTATTGAGGACATTGTGGATCTCCCAATATTCGGCTGCACCCTTCGACCCGCCTCAGCCATTGTAAGGCCATGATTGACAACATGGAACACCCCCcgatccacattgatggaacagtagtggagagggtagcaagttaagttcctcggcatacacgtcacagacaaactgaattggtccactcacacagacagcatcgtgaagaaggcgcagcagcgcctcttcaacctcaggaggctgaagaaatttggcttgtcaccaaaagcactcacaaacttctacagatgcacaatcgagagcatcctgtcaggctgtatcactgcctggtacggcaactgctccgccctcaaccgtaaggctctccagagggtagtgaggtctgcacaacgcatcaccgggggcaaactacctgccctccaggacacctacaccacccgatgttacaggaaggccataaagatcatcaaggacatcaaccacccgagccactgcctgttcaccctgctatcatccagaaggcgaggtcagtacaggtgcatcaaagctgggaccgagagactgaaaaacagcttctatctcaaggccatcagactgttaaacagccaccactaacattgagtggctgctgccaacacactgacaatgacactgactcactccagtcactttaacaatgggaattgataggaaatgatgtaaatatatcactagccactttaaacaacgctaccttatataatgttacttaccctacattattcatctcatacgtatatactgtactctatatcatcgactgcatcc
It encodes the following:
- the LOC139374104 gene encoding C-type lectin domain family 4 member M-like isoform X1 codes for the protein MAEYVNKQVIELNEVTEENRNKATRSVKSETQLSDGRTRLYRMAAVCLGVLCVLQVILNISLRLAFSGYNEKKNHLENCYNTTGLVQDRNQPDTSSGIIDLCTDRDQLQKERDQCQTNMNQLERERDQLLRERNQLLRGRDQSVTSSGIIDLCTDRDQLQEEIDQCKNNMNQLEMERNQLLRDRDQAENTDNKNQLQERYNALTRDRDILRNRVSVLTNEKVALEKRLSEHGINICRKIRKTCPDGWRLWGSSCYFLSTEMKTWEESRLDCLNRGANLVIINSKEEQEFLFGLNNKRAWIGLSDSVTEGTWKWVDGTPLTTPSYWYSQQPDNGGDNPANGEEDCVELNTETWRPAKTWNDQSCLDHRYWICEKRV
- the LOC139374104 gene encoding C-type lectin domain family 4 member M-like isoform X2; protein product: MAEYVNKQVIELNEVTEENRNKATRSVKSETQLSAGYNEKKNHLENCYNTTGLVQDRNQPDTSSGIIDLCTDRDQLQKERDQCQTNMNQLERERDQLLRERNQLLRGRDQSVTSSGIIDLCTDRDQLQEEIDQCKNNMNQLEMERNQLLRDRDQAENTDNKNQLQERYNALTRDRDILRNRVSVLTNEKVALEKRLSEHGINICRKIRKTCPDGWRLWGSSCYFLSTEMKTWEESRLDCLNRGANLVIINSKEEQEFLFGLNNKRAWIGLSDSVTEGTWKWVDGTPLTTPSYWYSQQPDNGGDNPANGEEDCVELNTETWRPAKTWNDQSCLDHRYWICEKRV